TCCAGGCTGCGGCCGAGCGCATGTTTCACGGGCGCGCGCATGCCGAGGTTGCGGCCCAGCTCCCAGCCGTGTGCGGCATAGCCCAGCCGGCGCAGCACACGCCGCAGCGGCAGGGTCGAGGTGTCGGTGGCACCGAAGCCCGGTACCACCAGCACCGGCTGGCCGTCGCCGCGCGGCAGCCGTCCGAGCCAGGGCTGACTGAGCAGGTAGGCGACGAACTCGGCGCCGACGCGACTCTCCGCCAGCAGCAGCCACAGCGGCGGGCGCGCGACGTGCACCTCGTCCTCGCGCAGCATCCGCACGCCGTCGGTGTCTCGTTTATCATTCACGCCTTGTTGCGGGCCCGAGCGGGCCGCCTGCGCCGTCATAGCGATTCTCTCCTGCTGGCACTGCAGCCATTATGAAACGGACCTGTACCCCATGGAAACCAAGCCGCCAGCCATGAACCAGATGCTGCAGGACCTGCTGCAGGTGCTGGCACTGGAGCCCCTCGAGGTCAACCTGTTCCGGGGGCAGAGCCGCGATCTCGGCGGCAAGAGCGTGTTCGGCGGCCAGGTGCTGGGCCAGGCGCTGATGGCCGCCACGCGTACGGTGAGCGCCGAGCGGCGCGCACATTCATTGCACGCCTATTTCCTGCGCCCCGGTGACATGGCCGCGCCGATCGTCTACGAGGTGGAGCGCATCCGTGACGGGCGCAGCTTCACCACACGCCGGGTCAAGGCGGTGCAGCACGGCGAGCCGATCTTCAGCATGATGGTGTCCTACCAGGTGCGCGAGCCGGGCCACGAGCACCAGTTCCCGATGCCGGCCGTTCCGGCGCCCGAGGGTCTGCCCACGCAGGCCGAGCTGCGCCGCCGGACCGCGGACCGCTGCCCGGAGAAGCTGCGCCCCGGCTATCTGCGCGAGCTGGCGATCGAGTTCAAGCCGGTCAGCCCGGTGGATCCCTTCACGCCGGCGAAGACCGAGCCGCGGCAGTGCATCTGGTTCCGCGCCGCCGGCCGCCTGCCGGACGATCCTGTCCTGCACCAGTGCGTCCTCACCTACGCCACCGACTTCAACCTGCTCAACACCGCCATGCTGCCGCATGGCGTGAGTTACCTGCAGCCCAATATGATCTGCGCGAGTCTCGATCACGTGTTGTGGTTCCACCACGATTGCCGCGCGGACGACTGGCTGCTGTATGCGATGGACAGCCCCGGCGCGCAGGGCGCGCGGGGCTTGAGCCGCGGGCTGATCTACAACCGCGACGGCCTGCTGGTGGCTTCGGTAGCGCAGGAGAGCCTGATGCGGGACCTGTCGCTCGCCGGCGGCCACGAACAGTAAGGCCAGACCGGGCCAGCGTCGCGCGCGCAGCGCGGTCAGTCGTCGTGGTGCTTGTCGCAGTACCGCTCCACCGCGGCGAGGATACCGTCGATGAGCAGGTCCTGGTGCTGCTCGCTGGCCAGCAGCAGTTCCTCCTCGCGGTTGAGGATCACGCCGGCCTCGAACAGTACCGCCGGCATGTCGGCCGAATGCAGCACGATCAGCTTGTTGAAGCGATAGATGCCGAGATCCTCGTCCACCAGGCGGCGGCCGCGATAGCCGTCATGATGCAGCGTGGGCACGAGCTTGCGTGCGCGCAGTTCCTGGCCGAGCAGACTGGCGAACTCGCGGCTCAGCGCCGGCTCGTCGTTGTCTTCGGAGTAAAAGATGGAATGGCCGCGGAACTGGTCACCATAGCGCAGCGACACGCCCTGGTAGGTCCAGCGGGTCAAATACTTGGCCGGCATGGAATCGTGGTGGATGGAAATGAACAGGTCCGCGTCCATGTCGTCGGCCAGTTCGGTGCGCTCGGTCAGGTGCAGTACCGCGTCACCGTCGTTGACGATGAAGGCCTCGTCAAAGCC
This window of the Nevskiales bacterium genome carries:
- the tesB gene encoding acyl-CoA thioesterase II, which codes for MNQMLQDLLQVLALEPLEVNLFRGQSRDLGGKSVFGGQVLGQALMAATRTVSAERRAHSLHAYFLRPGDMAAPIVYEVERIRDGRSFTTRRVKAVQHGEPIFSMMVSYQVREPGHEHQFPMPAVPAPEGLPTQAELRRRTADRCPEKLRPGYLRELAIEFKPVSPVDPFTPAKTEPRQCIWFRAAGRLPDDPVLHQCVLTYATDFNLLNTAMLPHGVSYLQPNMICASLDHVLWFHHDCRADDWLLYAMDSPGAQGARGLSRGLIYNRDGLLVASVAQESLMRDLSLAGGHEQ
- a CDS encoding N-acetylmuramoyl-L-alanine amidase: MRALLLGLLLAGGSVAAQAACERDEFVLAIDVGHSVRSPGATSARGVPEYVFNKNLAGRLLAAAHKRGFDEAFIVNDGDAVLHLTERTELADDMDADLFISIHHDSMPAKYLTRWTYQGVSLRYGDQFRGHSIFYSEDNDEPALSREFASLLGQELRARKLVPTLHHDGYRGRRLVDEDLGIYRFNKLIVLHSADMPAVLFEAGVILNREEELLLASEQHQDLLIDGILAAVERYCDKHHDD